From Ruminococcus sp. HUN007, a single genomic window includes:
- a CDS encoding iron-containing alcohol dehydrogenase, with translation MHLAEKYTGSGSVLHIAEIMRNEGARKVMIVTDENVLENGMTFRFEEQLVRYDIEFTRFTEICGKADMECLEKGTELFLSENCDTIMAIGGGTVIDCAKLIALKAANPTKSMNYFLDYTSTPKRAVPLYAAPTTPGSGSEVSLVSFYTDQKGRRCPVVSSEFVPRAVALDPDFLYSLTPEMIAWCGMSILTRAIESYISTYSERFYRDTVNAPKACRMVFENLYEAWLDPDNITARMNLLKASYYSGISFRRASGGYISALANRMTELYGIHFGKACSVFLPVILEEYMPEIISDLAAIAYHCDFTDDRNTEVENAFRMIEQIRDLNMMLDLDDHFDELRETDISTIVKRTQSDTRICGCPKIFTDSELEALLFSIAYKRKPS, from the coding sequence ATGCATCTGGCAGAAAAATATACCGGTTCGGGATCAGTCCTTCATATTGCAGAAATAATGCGCAATGAAGGTGCCCGCAAAGTCATGATCGTTACGGACGAAAATGTTCTTGAAAACGGTATGACTTTCCGGTTCGAGGAACAGCTGGTCAGATATGATATAGAATTTACCCGTTTTACTGAAATATGCGGTAAGGCAGACATGGAATGTCTTGAAAAAGGAACGGAACTGTTTTTATCAGAAAACTGCGACACTATAATGGCCATAGGCGGAGGAACCGTCATCGACTGTGCCAAACTGATCGCACTTAAGGCCGCTAATCCGACCAAAAGCATGAACTATTTTCTTGACTACACATCCACACCTAAACGTGCTGTCCCGCTCTACGCGGCTCCTACAACACCCGGAAGCGGATCGGAAGTTTCGCTTGTCTCATTCTACACCGACCAGAAAGGCCGGAGATGCCCTGTCGTTTCATCAGAATTTGTTCCGCGGGCAGTTGCACTTGATCCGGATTTTCTCTATTCGCTTACCCCTGAAATGATCGCATGGTGCGGAATGAGCATTCTTACGCGCGCCATTGAATCGTATATCAGCACTTACTCGGAAAGATTCTACAGAGATACTGTCAACGCACCGAAAGCCTGCAGAATGGTTTTTGAAAATCTGTATGAAGCATGGCTTGATCCGGATAACATTACTGCCAGAATGAATCTTCTGAAAGCCTCATACTACTCCGGTATTTCATTCCGGCGTGCATCGGGCGGATACATTTCAGCTCTTGCAAACAGAATGACAGAACTCTATGGGATCCACTTCGGCAAAGCATGCTCGGTATTTCTTCCGGTGATCCTTGAAGAGTACATGCCGGAAATAATAAGCGACCTGGCTGCAATAGCCTACCACTGTGACTTTACAGATGACAGGAACACAGAAGTTGAGAATGCCTTCCGTATGATCGAACAGATAAGAGATCTTAATATGATGCTTGATCTTGACGATCACTTTGATGAACTTCGTGAAACAGATATAAGTACCATAGTAAAACGTACTCAGAGTGACACCCGTATATGCGGTTGCCCGAAGATATTTACAGATTCTGAACTGGAAGCTCTGCTTTTCAGTATAGCATACAAGCGCAAACCTTCCTAG
- a CDS encoding AAA family ATPase produces MVFKIKNFGKITEANIKLDGITVICGDNNSGKSTVGKALFSFFNALYDLNNKISENKLNKIRSFLYSQAFSFTGHSGYSFRNDDSFSDFIVREKISAKELKKYIDDHILLPGHVKLTQDSLAPLVEALNAPISEVINELVLRNFDSVMNGQIKNDNSTGKCSINAIFKDENSRKNNSNEIVFYKSGCKCDNLNVLIQHTAYYINSPFVLDWLNNPERVNIMRFMNLMDRSTIDAIVKAQADINADSMSNILESVTNRADMKIVEDVLNHAYRGNTKISNGKYFYTDENGKEFDFRNISAGLKSFALIERMLKTGVLKRKDVLILDEPEIHLHSEWQIIYAELIVILQKTFDLTILLVTHSSQFLESLIYYMEKYGVADKGNYYIPVQNEKGVTISDSTDNLTKMKKSLKSGMYTLANKKLDELTRGDSDEEDNE; encoded by the coding sequence ATGGTTTTTAAGATTAAGAATTTCGGGAAAATAACTGAGGCCAATATAAAACTTGACGGCATCACTGTCATTTGTGGTGATAATAATTCTGGAAAGAGTACAGTTGGAAAGGCTTTGTTTTCTTTCTTTAATGCCCTGTACGATTTGAACAATAAAATATCTGAAAATAAATTAAATAAAATAAGAAGTTTTCTATATTCTCAGGCATTTTCATTTACGGGTCATAGTGGTTATTCATTTCGTAATGATGACTCTTTTTCCGATTTTATTGTCAGAGAGAAAATATCCGCAAAAGAATTAAAGAAATATATAGATGATCATATCTTGCTTCCTGGTCATGTTAAACTTACACAGGATAGCCTTGCTCCCTTGGTTGAGGCATTGAATGCACCTATTTCGGAAGTTATTAATGAGTTAGTTTTACGTAATTTCGATAGCGTAATGAATGGGCAGATCAAAAACGATAATTCTACAGGTAAATGTAGTATAAACGCTATTTTTAAAGATGAAAATTCGAGAAAAAATAATTCAAATGAAATCGTATTTTATAAATCCGGGTGCAAATGCGATAATTTAAACGTACTGATACAGCATACCGCTTATTATATTAACAGTCCTTTTGTTCTTGACTGGCTCAATAATCCTGAACGCGTGAATATTATGAGATTTATGAATCTTATGGACAGAAGCACTATTGATGCTATTGTTAAAGCTCAGGCTGATATAAATGCAGATTCTATGTCAAATATACTTGAATCTGTTACAAACAGAGCTGACATGAAAATAGTAGAAGATGTTTTGAATCATGCTTATAGAGGAAATACCAAGATCAGTAACGGTAAATATTTTTATACTGATGAAAACGGTAAAGAGTTTGATTTTAGAAATATTTCAGCTGGTTTAAAATCATTTGCCTTAATCGAAAGAATGCTTAAAACCGGTGTACTGAAAAGGAAAGATGTTCTTATTCTTGACGAACCGGAAATACATCTGCATTCTGAGTGGCAGATTATTTACGCTGAATTGATAGTTATTCTTCAAAAGACATTTGATTTAACAATATTATTAGTAACACATAGTTCTCAATTCTTGGAATCGTTGATTTATTATATGGAAAAGTATGGGGTTGCTGATAAAGGAAACTATTATATTCCTGTTCAAAATGAAAAAGGTGTTACAATATCTGATAGCACCGATAATCTTACAAAGATGAAAAAGAGCCTCAAAAGTGGAATGTATACGCTTGCGAACAAGAAACTCGATGAGTTAACAAGAGGTGATTCTGATGAAGAAGATAACGAATGA
- the hemW gene encoding radical SAM family heme chaperone HemW has product MVNTGLYIHVPFCIKKCPYCDFYSAAGCSESEYGQYTSAVIRNIQNYLEKYPEIVFDTVYFGGGTPSVMPVSFFRDVLESLKHNLDDGAEITAELNPGTAGEEKLAGIRQSGVNRLSLGIQSAVDSELRDLGRIHNFREAETAVSLARKAGFSNISGDLMTGIKGQTEETLMKSVNALADLELDHISSYMLKIEQGTEYFRNGISSEVPDEEKTAELYLLSVKTLADRGYHQYEISNFSRPGYESRHNLKYWHCDDYIGIGPSAHSCFGGKRYEVPRDLSKFIKEKNQQEIINEDHPCGFFEKAMLALRLTEGIDLNNYPEEAPSVLKQAEKLAGTGLVKCRNGVVSLTAEGFLLSNEIISRLLADF; this is encoded by the coding sequence ATGGTGAATACCGGGCTTTACATTCATGTTCCGTTCTGCATAAAAAAATGTCCGTACTGTGATTTCTATTCCGCTGCCGGATGCAGCGAAAGCGAGTACGGACAGTATACCTCTGCGGTCATACGCAATATACAGAACTATCTTGAAAAATATCCGGAGATTGTTTTCGATACGGTATATTTCGGAGGCGGTACGCCTTCAGTCATGCCGGTATCATTTTTCCGGGATGTTCTGGAAAGTCTTAAGCATAACCTCGATGACGGTGCTGAGATCACTGCGGAACTTAATCCCGGAACGGCCGGAGAAGAAAAACTTGCCGGCATCAGGCAGTCCGGTGTGAACCGTCTTTCACTCGGCATCCAGTCGGCTGTTGACAGTGAACTTCGTGATCTTGGACGTATACATAATTTCCGTGAGGCCGAAACAGCTGTTTCACTGGCGAGAAAAGCGGGATTTTCAAATATTTCAGGCGATCTTATGACAGGAATAAAGGGACAGACTGAAGAAACGCTTATGAAGTCTGTGAACGCACTGGCAGATCTTGAACTCGATCATATTTCATCATATATGCTCAAGATCGAGCAGGGGACGGAGTATTTCAGAAACGGGATCTCTTCTGAAGTCCCTGATGAAGAAAAAACTGCAGAGCTTTATCTGCTTTCGGTGAAAACGCTTGCGGACAGAGGATATCATCAGTATGAGATATCGAACTTTTCACGTCCCGGATATGAAAGCAGACATAATCTTAAGTACTGGCACTGCGATGACTACATAGGCATAGGGCCTTCGGCACACTCGTGCTTCGGCGGAAAAAGGTACGAGGTCCCGCGTGATCTCAGTAAATTTATAAAAGAGAAGAACCAGCAGGAGATCATCAATGAGGATCATCCCTGCGGCTTTTTTGAAAAAGCTATGCTTGCTCTCCGGCTTACCGAAGGTATTGATCTTAATAATTATCCGGAAGAAGCTCCTTCAGTTCTGAAACAGGCTGAAAAACTTGCAGGTACGGGACTCGTGAAATGCAGAAACGGAGTTGTAAGCCTTACTGCCGAAGGTTTTCTTTTGTCAAACGAGATCATTTCAAGACTCCTTGCAGACTTCTGA
- a CDS encoding isochorismatase family cysteine hydrolase gives MKKILLVIDMQNDFIDGALGTKEAVNIVPAVVKTVNEFEGDVIFTKDTHYEDYMDTLEGKKLPVKHCIKGTEGWEICDALKETKAYKKGRIIEKVTFGSEKLAELMKELKPDRVYMTGLCTDICVISNAMLIRAFSPETDITVYENCCAGVTPESHRNALEAMKVCQVNVV, from the coding sequence ATGAAAAAGATACTTCTTGTAATCGACATGCAGAATGATTTCATCGACGGTGCTCTCGGAACAAAGGAAGCAGTGAATATAGTTCCGGCAGTTGTGAAAACTGTGAATGAATTTGAAGGCGATGTGATCTTCACGAAGGACACCCACTATGAAGACTACATGGACACTCTTGAAGGAAAAAAGCTCCCTGTGAAACACTGCATAAAGGGAACTGAAGGCTGGGAGATATGCGATGCTCTTAAGGAGACAAAGGCTTATAAAAAAGGACGCATTATCGAAAAGGTTACATTCGGTTCCGAAAAGCTGGCAGAACTCATGAAAGAATTAAAACCGGACAGGGTTTATATGACCGGACTCTGCACAGATATATGCGTTATAAGCAATGCAATGCTCATAAGAGCGTTTTCACCTGAAACGGACATAACAGTGTATGAAAACTGCTGCGCCGGTGTAACTCCTGAAAGCCACAGAAATGCACTGGAAGCAATGAAAGTCTGTCAGGTGAATGTGGTTTAA
- the raiA gene encoding ribosome-associated translation inhibitor RaiA: MKTIISAKKMNIPQAFDDYAKERLDSRLSKFFGDDADAKIVISEARGQIVVELTVRYNNIIYRSEKSAVDKNDALDAAIDKIIRQIRKNKTRVEKKLKENAFAAPYAEDVEEQYDFEVVKHKKFTMRPMDVDEAILQMNLLGHSFFMFSNAQTGSTNVVYKRTDGNYAVLEPEV; the protein is encoded by the coding sequence ATGAAAACAATTATATCAGCTAAGAAAATGAACATTCCACAGGCTTTTGACGACTACGCAAAGGAGAGACTTGATTCAAGATTATCAAAGTTTTTCGGTGACGACGCTGACGCAAAGATCGTTATCTCTGAAGCAAGAGGTCAGATCGTTGTCGAACTTACTGTAAGATACAACAATATTATTTACAGATCAGAAAAGAGTGCCGTTGACAAGAACGATGCGCTGGATGCAGCTATCGACAAGATCATCAGACAGATCCGCAAGAATAAGACACGAGTAGAAAAGAAGCTCAAGGAAAATGCTTTTGCTGCTCCTTATGCTGAAGATGTCGAAGAACAGTACGATTTCGAGGTTGTTAAACATAAGAAATTCACAATGCGTCCTATGGACGTGGACGAAGCAATTCTTCAGATGAACCTTTTAGGCCACAGCTTCTTCATGTTCAGCAATGCACAGACCGGTTCCACAAATGTAGTTTACAAGAGAACTGACGGAAACTACGCTGTACTCGAACCTGAAGTTTAA
- a CDS encoding magnesium transporter CorA family protein — MKQIYKTYDGKISTVDSWEEGCWISLVAPSETELIEIAQQNGIETDDIRAALDDEERSRIQIEDAYTMIIVDVPTVETHNEKQYYVTIPMSIILTRKAIITVCLEETEVLKAFAQSKIRNFHTHMKTRFVLQILYRNASLFLQYLRNINRQSENIETNMHKSTKNKELIEMLELEKSLMYFTTSLRSNEMVLEKLLKTEAVKKYPEDQDLLEDVIIENKQAMEMSNIYSGILGGMTDAFASIINNNLNIIMKILATITIVLSIPTMIFSAYGMNLSPASMPLSQNPHGFALVIIFTIVLSLIIAFIFFKKKLF; from the coding sequence ATGAAACAGATCTACAAGACCTATGACGGCAAGATCAGTACAGTTGATTCATGGGAAGAAGGATGCTGGATTTCTCTTGTAGCACCTTCGGAAACTGAACTTATCGAGATAGCCCAGCAGAACGGCATTGAGACAGACGATATCCGTGCTGCCCTCGATGATGAGGAACGTTCACGTATTCAGATAGAAGACGCTTACACTATGATAATCGTTGACGTTCCTACTGTCGAAACACATAATGAGAAACAGTATTATGTGACGATACCTATGTCAATAATACTTACGAGAAAGGCGATCATCACTGTATGTCTTGAAGAAACGGAAGTTCTCAAGGCATTTGCACAGTCGAAGATACGTAATTTCCATACGCACATGAAAACAAGGTTCGTGCTTCAGATCCTTTACAGGAATGCATCGCTCTTTCTTCAGTATCTTCGCAACATAAACAGGCAGAGCGAAAATATTGAAACAAACATGCACAAGTCCACCAAAAACAAGGAACTTATCGAAATGCTTGAACTCGAAAAGAGCCTTATGTACTTTACGACTTCACTTCGTTCAAACGAAATGGTTCTTGAAAAGCTTCTCAAAACAGAGGCTGTGAAGAAATATCCTGAAGATCAGGATCTTCTCGAAGACGTTATTATTGAAAACAAACAGGCCATGGAGATGTCAAACATCTATTCCGGCATCCTTGGCGGAATGACTGATGCTTTTGCCTCTATAATCAATAATAATCTTAATATTATTATGAAGATCCTTGCAACTATCACTATTGTTCTTTCCATACCTACAATGATATTCAGTGCCTACGGAATGAATCTCAGTCCGGCAAGTATGCCGCTGTCGCAGAATCCGCACGGATTTGCTCTGGTTATCATCTTTACAATAGTGCTGAGTCTTATTATAGCGTTCATTTTCTTCAAGAAAAAGCTTTTCTGA
- a CDS encoding transposase domain-containing protein, whose protein sequence is MFADTEKGAEASADVFSIIETAKMNDLDVFGYLNFLLTELPKLGEAPTDEQLACVLPWGEALPDYCRNQSKNKIQINMPHALNFAWGSNH, encoded by the coding sequence TTGTTTGCTGATACAGAGAAAGGCGCAGAAGCAAGTGCCGATGTGTTCAGCATAATTGAAACAGCAAAGATGAACGATCTTGACGTGTTTGGATATCTTAACTTTCTTCTTACCGAGCTTCCGAAGTTAGGCGAAGCTCCTACTGATGAGCAGCTCGCCTGCGTTCTGCCATGGGGCGAAGCGCTTCCTGACTATTGCAGAAATCAGTCGAAAAATAAAATACAGATAAACATGCCCCATGCATTGAATTTTGCGTGGGGCTCTAATCATTAA
- a CDS encoding rhomboid family intramembrane serine protease has translation MKKLLSKFDYNAPVILTFTIIAFVVQLISSIPGTRLFHSLFVVQRGSLLNPLFYLRLFTHVIGHGGWAHFMGNFSFILILGPMLEEKYGSKRLLFMMAVTAVLTAAINIVFFNVALCGASGIVFMFILLASCGNIKEGNIPVTLILAAAFYLGNEVISSLGHDNVSQLSHILGGLIGAGFGFLFAPKKQSSFQY, from the coding sequence ATGAAAAAACTACTATCAAAATTCGACTACAATGCTCCGGTAATACTCACTTTTACCATTATAGCATTTGTCGTACAGCTTATCAGTTCGATCCCCGGCACACGACTGTTTCACAGCCTTTTCGTTGTTCAGCGCGGATCTCTTCTTAACCCGTTATTTTATTTAAGGCTGTTCACACACGTCATAGGACACGGCGGCTGGGCTCATTTCATGGGCAACTTCAGCTTTATTCTTATTCTCGGACCTATGCTTGAAGAAAAGTACGGCAGCAAGCGTCTGTTATTCATGATGGCAGTTACTGCTGTTCTTACCGCTGCTATCAACATTGTATTCTTCAATGTTGCCCTCTGCGGTGCAAGCGGTATCGTGTTCATGTTCATCCTTCTTGCTTCATGCGGAAACATTAAAGAAGGCAATATTCCTGTAACACTTATTCTTGCAGCAGCATTTTATCTTGGAAATGAAGTTATCAGTTCACTCGGTCATGACAATGTTTCACAGCTTTCACATATTCTCGGCGGTCTTATCGGTGCCGGTTTCGGTTTCCTGTTTGCGCCGAAGAAACAGAGCAGTTTCCAGTACTGA
- the rplM gene encoding 50S ribosomal protein L13, which yields MSTYMAKSGEVNRKWYILDAEGKPLGRVAAKAAHILRGKHKPTYTPHVDCGDHVIIINCDKAILTGKKLEQKKFYWHTGWIGGLKSESYKDLMANKADKAMMIAVNGMLPNNTLGRAALTRLRVYKGAEHKQAAQKPEAYEF from the coding sequence ATGTCAACTTATATGGCTAAATCAGGCGAAGTAAATCGTAAGTGGTATATTTTAGACGCAGAAGGCAAGCCGCTCGGTAGAGTTGCTGCTAAGGCTGCACACATTTTAAGAGGTAAGCACAAGCCAACATATACACCACACGTTGACTGTGGCGATCACGTAATCATCATCAACTGTGACAAGGCTATCCTCACAGGTAAGAAGCTCGAACAGAAGAAGTTCTACTGGCACACAGGCTGGATCGGTGGTCTTAAGTCAGAAAGCTATAAGGACCTTATGGCTAACAAGGCTGACAAGGCTATGATGATCGCAGTAAACGGCATGCTCCCTAACAACACACTCGGCAGAGCAGCTTTAACTCGTCTCAGAGTTTACAAGGGTGCTGAACACAAGCAGGCAGCTCAGAAGCCAGAAGCTTACGAATTCTAA
- the rpsI gene encoding 30S ribosomal protein S9: protein MYESKEKYYYGTGRRKHSVARVRVYNGTGKITINGRDIDDYFGLETLKLIVRQPMALTETLGKFDIVCTVAGGGVTGQAGAIRHGLSRALLLFNPELRATLKSAGLLTRDPRMKERKKYGLKAARRAPQFSKR from the coding sequence ATGTACGAATCAAAGGAAAAATACTACTACGGAACAGGCAGAAGAAAGCATTCTGTAGCAAGAGTTAGAGTATACAACGGTACAGGCAAGATCACAATCAACGGCAGAGACATCGACGATTACTTTGGCCTTGAAACACTTAAGCTCATCGTTCGTCAGCCAATGGCTCTCACAGAAACACTTGGCAAGTTCGACATCGTTTGCACAGTTGCAGGCGGCGGCGTAACAGGTCAGGCTGGTGCTATCAGACACGGCCTTTCAAGAGCACTCCTTCTCTTCAACCCTGAACTCAGAGCAACTCTCAAGTCAGCAGGTCTCCTCACACGTGACCCAAGAATGAAGGAAAGAAAGAAGTACGGTCTCAAGGCTGCACGTCGTGCACCACAGTTCTCAAAGAGATAA
- a CDS encoding RluA family pseudouridine synthase — MKQFIIKSNDADQRLDRFILKAFPELQKSVMYKAIRTKNIKLNGKRCEISTRLRAGDELKIFINDELLGNQKTEKKQVFRSGSSLKKEDIIYEDENIILLNKKPGVIVHSDSKNDTDTLADRLKNYLYKHGEYDPASENSFAPALCNRLDRNTAGIVIGAKNAAALREINKKIRENSVVKKYLCLLSALPDKPKATITAWHRKDNATNIVTVMKEEFEGSKQIITSYRVIDPSFGGHVLAEVELVTGRTHQIRAHMAFIGCPIAGDTKYGRADVNERSGFEYQALCAYRLLFKKTTEENVLSYLEGREFECRDIWFLA, encoded by the coding sequence ATGAAACAGTTTATTATAAAGAGCAATGACGCTGACCAGAGACTCGACAGGTTCATACTCAAAGCTTTTCCTGAACTTCAGAAAAGCGTTATGTACAAGGCAATACGTACCAAAAACATCAAGTTAAACGGGAAGCGCTGCGAAATATCCACGAGACTCAGAGCAGGGGACGAACTTAAAATATTTATTAATGACGAACTCCTCGGAAATCAGAAAACCGAGAAAAAACAGGTTTTCCGCAGCGGATCATCCCTGAAAAAGGAAGATATTATCTACGAGGACGAAAATATTATACTTCTTAATAAAAAGCCCGGTGTCATAGTTCACAGCGACAGCAAAAATGATACCGATACTCTTGCTGACCGGCTGAAGAATTATCTTTACAAACACGGGGAATACGATCCGGCTTCGGAAAACTCGTTTGCACCGGCTCTTTGTAACCGTCTGGACAGAAACACTGCCGGAATAGTTATCGGCGCCAAAAATGCAGCTGCACTCAGGGAAATAAATAAAAAGATAAGAGAGAACAGTGTTGTAAAGAAATATCTCTGTCTTCTTTCTGCGCTGCCTGATAAACCGAAGGCTACCATTACAGCCTGGCACAGAAAGGATAACGCCACCAATATAGTAACGGTGATGAAAGAGGAATTTGAGGGAAGCAAACAGATCATCACAAGTTACAGGGTGATAGACCCTTCGTTCGGAGGCCATGTGCTTGCTGAAGTCGAACTCGTTACCGGACGTACACATCAGATAAGAGCTCACATGGCGTTTATAGGATGTCCGATAGCAGGTGACACGAAATACGGCAGGGCAGATGTCAATGAGCGCTCAGGATTTGAATACCAGGCTCTCTGCGCATACAGACTTTTATTTAAGAAGACTACAGAGGAAAATGTTCTTTCCTATCTTGAAGGAAGAGAGTTTGAATGCCGCGATATATGGTTTCTTGCATAG